The following coding sequences are from one Streptomyces sp. NBC_01232 window:
- a CDS encoding NAD(P)/FAD-dependent oxidoreductase, whose translation MLKRHSLDAVIIGAGVVGAACAYYAARAGLSVAVVDRGPVAGGTTGAGEGNLLVSDKEAGPELDLALLSARLWTELAAVLPREIEYESKGGLVVAPDDRTVKALRTFAEGQRASGVDAVEVAADALHELEPHLAPGLAGGFHYPQDAQVQPAQAAARLLAASGAEVHLGEEVTGILLDRGAVRGVRTPHRELLAPAVVNAAGTWGGRIASLAGITLPVLPRRGFVLVTEPLPRVVRHKVYAADYIADVASGSAALQSSAVVEGTPSGPVLIGATRERVGFDRTLSTEALRRLAAQAAALFPVLADIRVMRAYHGFRPYLPDHLPAIGPDPRRPGLLHACGHEGAGIGLAPATGLLIAAALTEAEPPLPVHPFRPERFAADPDPAAFDIPEEQH comes from the coding sequence GTGCTCAAGAGACACTCCCTGGACGCCGTGATCATCGGCGCCGGCGTCGTCGGGGCGGCCTGCGCGTACTACGCGGCCCGCGCCGGACTCTCCGTGGCCGTGGTCGACCGGGGCCCCGTCGCGGGAGGCACCACCGGCGCCGGCGAAGGCAACCTGCTCGTCTCCGACAAGGAGGCCGGACCCGAACTCGACCTCGCCCTGCTGTCCGCGCGCCTGTGGACCGAGCTCGCCGCGGTCCTCCCGCGGGAGATCGAGTACGAGTCCAAGGGCGGGCTCGTCGTCGCCCCCGACGACAGGACCGTCAAGGCCCTGCGCACCTTCGCGGAGGGCCAGCGCGCCTCCGGCGTCGACGCGGTGGAGGTGGCGGCGGACGCCCTGCACGAACTGGAGCCGCACCTGGCCCCGGGACTGGCGGGCGGCTTCCACTACCCGCAGGACGCCCAGGTCCAGCCCGCGCAGGCGGCGGCCCGGCTGCTGGCCGCGTCGGGCGCCGAGGTCCACCTCGGTGAGGAGGTGACCGGGATCCTGCTGGACCGGGGCGCCGTACGCGGAGTGCGCACGCCGCACCGTGAACTCCTGGCCCCGGCCGTGGTGAACGCGGCCGGCACCTGGGGCGGCCGCATCGCCTCGCTGGCCGGGATCACCCTGCCCGTCCTCCCTCGCCGCGGCTTCGTCCTGGTCACCGAACCCCTGCCGAGGGTGGTCCGGCACAAGGTCTACGCCGCCGACTACATCGCGGACGTCGCCAGCGGCTCGGCCGCCCTGCAGTCCTCGGCGGTGGTCGAGGGCACCCCGTCGGGCCCCGTACTGATCGGCGCCACCCGCGAGCGGGTCGGCTTCGACCGCACCCTCTCGACAGAGGCCCTGCGCCGCCTGGCCGCCCAGGCCGCGGCACTCTTCCCCGTCCTGGCCGACATCCGGGTGATGCGCGCCTACCACGGCTTCCGCCCCTACCTGCCCGACCACCTCCCGGCGATCGGCCCGGACCCGCGGCGCCCCGGGCTGCTGCACGCCTGCGGCCACGAGGGCGCGGGCATCGGCCTGGCCCCCGCGACGGGGCTGCTGATCGCCGCCGCCCTGACGGAGGCCGAACCGCCGCTCCCCGTGCACCCGTTCCGCCCGGAGCGCTTCGCCGCGGACCCGGACCCGGCCGCCTTCGACATCCCCGAGGAGCAGCACTGA
- a CDS encoding (2Fe-2S)-binding protein — protein MRSPRSLVGGSPAAVHEITFDGRELAAQPGQSIAAVLWGAGILAWRTTREGGAPRGAFCGIGSCYDCLVTVNGRPNQRACLVPARPGDTVTTQEGTGRADLAV, from the coding sequence ATGCGCAGCCCCCGCTCGCTGGTCGGCGGCAGCCCGGCAGCCGTGCACGAGATCACCTTCGACGGCCGGGAACTGGCCGCTCAGCCCGGCCAGAGCATCGCCGCCGTGCTCTGGGGCGCCGGCATCCTCGCCTGGCGGACCACCCGCGAGGGCGGCGCCCCGCGCGGCGCGTTCTGCGGGATCGGCAGCTGCTACGACTGCCTCGTCACCGTCAACGGCCGGCCCAACCAGCGCGCCTGTCTGGTCCCGGCCCGGCCCGGGGACACCGTCACCACCCAGGAGGGAACCGGCCGTGCCGACCTCGCCGTCTGA
- a CDS encoding FAD/NAD(P)-dependent oxidoreductase: protein MPTSPSEPAGPGAAPVADLAVVGAGPAGLAAAVTAARLGLRVTLLDAGDRPGGQYYRHPAPGLGAARPEALHHGWDGFATREAALRAHESAGRIRHLAGHHVWTVLPHEDAWILHAVAGHAPEERAATVTARAVLIATGAYERQLPFPGWTLPGVVGAGGAQAMLKGGLVLPGRRVVVAGSGPLLLAVAGSLAAAGAAVPAVVEAAAYTAYAGRLPALLRNPGKLVEAAGYGGALARHHVRLLTRRAVTEAHGTDRVEAVTVARLDRNWRPLPGTARRIPCDALAVGHGLVPQLELATNLGCATRPAPDGTVALVLDAGQRTSVPGIWSAGETGGIGGAQLAMIEGELAAHSVAGARPAPRLIRSRARLRAFADAMAAAHRPGEGWTGWLRDDAVVCRCEEVPAGRIREATDDLGARDARTVKLLTRAGMGWCQGRMCGPAVAALAGEGPAPDRRPLSCPVPLRHLAELPPAGH, encoded by the coding sequence GTGCCGACCTCGCCGTCTGAACCCGCCGGCCCCGGCGCCGCCCCCGTGGCCGACCTGGCCGTCGTCGGGGCCGGGCCGGCGGGCCTCGCCGCCGCCGTCACCGCCGCCCGCCTCGGGCTGCGGGTCACCCTCCTCGACGCGGGCGATCGCCCCGGCGGGCAGTACTACCGCCACCCCGCCCCGGGCCTGGGTGCGGCCCGCCCCGAGGCCCTGCACCACGGCTGGGACGGGTTCGCGACCCGCGAAGCCGCCCTGCGCGCCCACGAGTCGGCCGGCCGGATCCGCCACCTCGCGGGCCACCACGTCTGGACGGTGCTCCCGCACGAGGACGCCTGGATCCTGCACGCCGTGGCCGGCCACGCCCCCGAGGAGCGGGCCGCGACCGTCACCGCCCGCGCCGTGCTCATCGCCACCGGCGCCTACGAGAGGCAACTGCCCTTCCCCGGCTGGACCCTGCCCGGGGTGGTCGGGGCCGGCGGGGCGCAGGCCATGCTCAAGGGCGGGCTGGTGCTGCCGGGCAGGCGGGTGGTCGTCGCCGGGAGCGGGCCGCTGCTGCTCGCCGTCGCCGGATCGCTCGCCGCCGCCGGAGCCGCCGTGCCCGCCGTGGTGGAGGCCGCCGCCTACACCGCGTACGCCGGCCGGCTGCCCGCCCTGCTGCGCAATCCCGGCAAGCTCGTCGAGGCCGCGGGCTACGGCGGGGCGCTCGCCCGCCACCACGTCCGGCTCCTGACCCGCCGCGCCGTCACCGAGGCGCACGGCACCGACCGGGTCGAGGCCGTCACCGTGGCCCGGCTCGACCGGAACTGGCGTCCGCTGCCCGGCACGGCACGCCGGATCCCCTGCGACGCCCTCGCGGTGGGCCACGGGCTCGTGCCCCAGCTGGAACTGGCCACCAACCTCGGCTGCGCCACCCGGCCCGCCCCCGACGGCACCGTCGCCCTCGTCCTGGACGCCGGGCAGCGGACCTCCGTCCCCGGCATCTGGTCGGCGGGCGAGACCGGCGGCATCGGCGGGGCCCAACTGGCCATGATCGAGGGGGAACTGGCCGCGCACTCCGTGGCGGGGGCACGGCCCGCCCCCCGGCTGATCCGGAGCCGTGCGCGGCTGCGCGCCTTCGCCGACGCGATGGCCGCCGCCCACCGCCCCGGCGAGGGCTGGACCGGCTGGCTCCGCGACGACGCCGTCGTCTGCCGCTGCGAGGAGGTGCCGGCCGGGCGGATCCGCGAGGCCACGGACGACCTCGGCGCGCGTGACGCCCGTACCGTCAAACTTCTCACCCGGGCCGGGATGGGCTGGTGCCAGGGCCGGATGTGCGGTCCCGCCGTCGCGGCCCTGGCCGGAGAGGGGCCCGCGCCCGACCGGCGGCCGCTGTCCTGCCCGGTGCCCCTGCGCCACCTCGCCGAACTTCCGCCCGCCGGGCACTGA
- a CDS encoding dihydrodipicolinate synthase family protein → MTHAHTPAPRTRPWHGIMVATALPLREDLTVDHDAYAEHVAWLIANGCDGVVPNGSLGEYQTLTEEERARVVRTAVEAAGDGDRVMPGVAAYGSAEARRWADQAAEAGAGSVLLLPPNAFRADEDAVRAHYAEVARAGLPVVAYNNPIDTKVDLTPALLARLHADGSIVAVKEFSGDVRRAYEIAELAPGLDLLIGADDVLLELALAGAVGWIAGYPNALPNSCARLYRAAVAGDLETALPLYKSLHSLLRWDSKTEFVQAIKLSMDLAGRPGGATRPPRFPLTGETEAAVRAATEKALAEGLN, encoded by the coding sequence ATGACCCACGCGCACACCCCCGCGCCCCGCACCCGCCCCTGGCACGGAATCATGGTCGCCACCGCGCTCCCGCTGCGCGAGGACCTCACCGTCGACCACGACGCCTACGCCGAACACGTGGCCTGGCTGATCGCCAACGGCTGTGACGGCGTGGTCCCCAACGGCTCCCTCGGGGAGTACCAGACCCTCACCGAGGAGGAACGGGCGCGCGTCGTGCGCACCGCCGTCGAGGCGGCCGGCGACGGCGACCGCGTCATGCCCGGCGTCGCCGCCTACGGCAGCGCCGAGGCCCGCCGCTGGGCCGATCAGGCCGCCGAGGCCGGAGCCGGCTCCGTCCTGCTGCTGCCCCCCAACGCCTTCCGGGCCGACGAGGACGCCGTACGCGCCCACTACGCCGAGGTCGCCCGCGCCGGGCTGCCCGTCGTCGCGTACAACAACCCCATCGACACCAAGGTGGACCTGACCCCGGCCCTGCTCGCCCGGCTCCACGCCGACGGTTCCATCGTCGCCGTCAAGGAGTTCAGCGGCGACGTGCGCCGCGCCTACGAGATCGCCGAACTCGCCCCCGGCCTCGACCTGCTCATCGGCGCCGACGACGTCCTGCTCGAACTCGCCCTCGCGGGCGCCGTCGGCTGGATCGCCGGCTACCCCAACGCGCTCCCGAACTCCTGCGCGCGCCTTTACCGGGCCGCCGTCGCAGGAGACCTGGAGACCGCCCTGCCGCTCTACAAGTCCCTGCACTCGCTGCTGCGCTGGGACTCCAAGACCGAGTTCGTCCAGGCCATCAAGCTCTCCATGGACCTGGCCGGGCGCCCCGGCGGCGCCACCCGCCCGCCCCGTTTCCCGCTCACCGGCGAGACCGAGGCCGCCGTCCGCGCCGCCACCGAGAAGGCCCTCGCCGAGGGCCTCAACTAG
- a CDS encoding proline racemase family protein, producing MRTRHVYHAVDSHTEGMPTRVITGGVGVIPGATMAEKRLHFIEHMDHVRTLLMYEPRGHSAMSGAILQPPTRPDADYGVLYIEVSGLLPMCGHGTIGVATVLVETGMVPVVEPVTTVRLDTPAGPVSVDVRVEDGAATAVTLTNVPSFSVGLDLKADVPGFGTVTYDLAYGGNFYAFVELDALGLPFDRARKDDLIAAGLAVMDAINAGPDRPVHPENPSIAGVKHVYLTAPGSDARRSRHAMAIHPGWFDRSPCGTGTSARMAQLHARGLLELGTDFVNESFIGTEFTGRLVGGTTVGGLPAVVPTVTGRAWITGTAQYFLDPTDPFPGGFLL from the coding sequence ATGCGTACGCGCCACGTCTACCACGCGGTGGACTCGCACACCGAGGGCATGCCGACCAGGGTCATCACCGGGGGAGTCGGGGTGATCCCCGGCGCCACCATGGCCGAGAAGCGGCTCCACTTCATCGAGCACATGGACCACGTCCGGACCCTGCTCATGTACGAGCCGCGCGGGCACTCCGCGATGAGCGGCGCCATCCTGCAGCCCCCGACCCGCCCGGACGCCGACTACGGCGTCCTCTACATCGAGGTGTCGGGCCTGCTCCCCATGTGCGGGCACGGCACCATCGGGGTCGCCACCGTCCTCGTCGAGACCGGCATGGTGCCGGTCGTCGAGCCCGTCACCACCGTCCGGCTCGACACCCCGGCCGGGCCGGTGAGCGTCGACGTACGCGTCGAGGACGGTGCGGCCACCGCCGTCACCCTCACCAACGTCCCCTCCTTCAGCGTCGGCCTCGACCTCAAGGCCGACGTCCCCGGCTTCGGCACGGTCACCTACGACCTGGCCTACGGCGGCAACTTCTACGCCTTCGTCGAACTCGACGCTCTGGGCCTGCCCTTCGACCGCGCCCGTAAGGACGACCTGATCGCCGCCGGACTCGCGGTGATGGACGCGATCAACGCCGGCCCGGACCGGCCCGTCCACCCCGAGAACCCCTCCATCGCCGGGGTCAAGCACGTCTACCTGACCGCCCCCGGCTCCGACGCCCGCCGCAGCCGGCACGCCATGGCCATCCACCCCGGCTGGTTCGACCGCTCGCCCTGCGGTACGGGCACCAGTGCGCGGATGGCCCAGCTGCACGCCCGCGGCCTGCTGGAACTCGGCACGGACTTCGTCAACGAGTCCTTCATCGGCACCGAGTTCACCGGCCGGCTGGTCGGCGGGACCACCGTCGGCGGGCTCCCCGCCGTGGTCCCCACCGTCACCGGCCGGGCCTGGATCACCGGCACCGCCCAGTACTTCCTCGACCCGACCGACCCCTTTCCCGGAGGCTTCCTCCTGTGA
- a CDS encoding proline racemase family protein has protein sequence MITVRTVDYHTAGEPFRIVDSGAAGMPPVPGDTVAERCATVIGPGGSGTAPRRGALDDVRRLLVQEPRGHAGMYGGFVVPPDDDGAHFGVLFWHKDGYSTACGHGTMALGVWAVESGRVAAPDDGDAPVRIDVPSGRVTATVHRGGGRTTGVTFRNVPARVGARKVPVATSLGLADVDIAHAGACYASVRARDLGLDVSRAALPALVRAGQEIRAALATHPATWHPGGPLLSGIYGVILHEELPDTPFGPHQRNVTVFADGQIDRSPCGSGTSARLALLAEDGRIGPGEDLLHESVAGTVFTGRMLDGGVTEVSGTAHRTGEHAFVMDPHDALGAGFLL, from the coding sequence GTGATCACCGTCCGCACGGTGGACTACCACACCGCCGGCGAGCCCTTCCGGATCGTCGATTCCGGCGCCGCGGGAATGCCACCGGTCCCCGGGGACACCGTCGCCGAGCGCTGCGCCACCGTCATCGGCCCGGGGGGCTCGGGGACCGCCCCGCGCCGGGGCGCGCTGGACGACGTACGGCGCCTGCTCGTGCAGGAGCCGCGCGGACACGCCGGGATGTACGGGGGGTTCGTGGTCCCCCCGGACGACGACGGGGCCCACTTCGGCGTGCTGTTCTGGCACAAGGACGGCTACTCCACCGCCTGCGGACACGGCACCATGGCCCTCGGCGTCTGGGCCGTGGAGAGCGGGCGCGTGGCCGCCCCGGACGACGGGGACGCCCCGGTGCGCATCGACGTACCGTCCGGGCGGGTCACCGCCACCGTGCACCGCGGCGGGGGCCGCACCACCGGGGTCACCTTCCGCAACGTCCCTGCCCGGGTGGGCGCCCGCAAGGTCCCCGTCGCCACCTCGCTCGGGCTCGCCGACGTGGACATCGCCCACGCCGGGGCCTGTTACGCCTCGGTCCGCGCCCGCGACCTCGGCCTGGACGTCTCCCGGGCGGCGCTGCCCGCCCTGGTGCGGGCCGGACAGGAGATCAGGGCGGCGCTGGCCACTCATCCCGCCACCTGGCACCCGGGCGGCCCGCTGCTGTCCGGGATCTACGGGGTGATCCTCCACGAGGAGCTGCCCGACACCCCGTTCGGGCCGCACCAGCGCAACGTCACCGTCTTCGCCGACGGGCAGATCGACCGCTCGCCCTGCGGCTCGGGCACCTCGGCGCGGCTCGCGCTGCTCGCCGAGGACGGGCGGATCGGCCCGGGGGAGGACCTGCTGCACGAGTCGGTAGCCGGCACGGTGTTCACGGGGCGGATGCTGGACGGCGGGGTCACCGAGGTCAGTGGCACCGCCCACCGCACCGGTGAGCACGCCTTCGTGATGGACCCGCACGACGCGCTCGGCGCCGGGTTCCTCCTGTGA
- a CDS encoding ornithine cyclodeaminase family protein has product MAALITPAAAADAVAAALLGGLDPESCPPRSAIGVPGGGELLLMPAASGAYAGVKIAGVAPGNPARGLPRITGSYLLLDGPTLRPLALLDGAALTTLRTPAVSALALRHLAPAGRPLRLVLFGSGPQAYGHLEATSAVRELAEVVVVARDAAGAERLAAHARTLGPRARTGTPKEVADADLVICCTTAREPLFDGGLVGAGATVVAVGSHEPTARETDTALVRRAAVYVESRAAALREAGDLLVPEAEGAIGPGHITGTLADLVGGRMPAGGPRSCPQLFKSVGMAWEDLAVAVALYEAAGV; this is encoded by the coding sequence ATGGCCGCACTGATCACGCCGGCCGCGGCCGCCGACGCCGTGGCCGCCGCCCTGCTCGGCGGCCTCGACCCGGAGAGCTGCCCGCCGCGTTCCGCGATCGGGGTGCCCGGCGGGGGCGAACTGCTGCTGATGCCGGCCGCGTCCGGCGCGTACGCCGGGGTGAAGATCGCCGGGGTTGCGCCGGGCAACCCGGCCCGCGGGCTGCCCCGGATCACCGGCTCCTACCTCCTGCTGGACGGGCCCACCCTGCGCCCGCTGGCCCTGCTCGACGGGGCGGCGCTGACCACCCTGCGCACCCCGGCGGTCTCCGCCCTCGCCCTGCGCCACCTGGCGCCGGCCGGCCGGCCGTTGCGGCTGGTGCTCTTCGGCTCCGGGCCGCAGGCGTACGGGCACCTGGAAGCAACCTCGGCCGTACGGGAGCTGGCCGAGGTGGTGGTGGTCGCCCGTGACGCCGCGGGCGCCGAGCGGCTCGCCGCGCACGCCCGGACGCTGGGCCCGCGCGCCCGGACCGGCACCCCGAAAGAGGTGGCGGACGCCGATCTGGTGATCTGCTGCACCACGGCCCGCGAACCGCTCTTCGACGGCGGGCTGGTCGGCGCGGGCGCCACCGTCGTCGCGGTCGGATCGCACGAACCGACGGCCCGGGAGACGGACACCGCCCTTGTGCGACGGGCGGCGGTGTACGTGGAGTCCCGGGCGGCGGCCCTGCGGGAGGCCGGGGACCTCCTCGTCCCGGAGGCCGAGGGGGCGATCGGGCCCGGTCACATCACCGGCACCCTCGCCGATCTGGTCGGCGGGCGGATGCCCGCGGGCGGGCCGCGGAGTTGTCCACAGCTCTTCAAGAGTGTGGGCATGGCCTGGGAAGATCTCGCTGTGGCGGTCGCGCTCTACGAGGCCGCCGGAGTGTGA
- a CDS encoding GntR family transcriptional regulator, protein MGDLKQHSLIKAQERLRDQVGHALRAALIAGELRPGSVYSAPGLAAELGVSATPVREAMLDLAREGLVEPVRNKGFRITEVSERDLDQFTELRTMIEVPTIGRITKIATAEQLEALRPIAEEIVTSAREHNLIGYLEADRRFHLSLLALAGNDRLVETVGDLRKRSRLYGLTGLDEAGKLVSSAQEHIELLDLMLSGDAEAAQECMLRHLGHVRSLWAQGRDEPVGRVPGGLGSGVQ, encoded by the coding sequence ATGGGTGACCTGAAGCAGCACAGTCTCATCAAGGCCCAGGAACGCCTCCGCGACCAGGTCGGCCACGCACTCCGAGCCGCGCTGATAGCGGGAGAGCTGCGCCCCGGGAGCGTCTACTCGGCTCCGGGTCTCGCGGCCGAACTCGGCGTCTCGGCCACACCGGTGCGCGAGGCCATGCTGGACCTGGCCCGGGAGGGCCTCGTCGAGCCCGTCCGCAACAAGGGCTTCCGCATCACCGAGGTCAGCGAGCGCGACCTGGACCAGTTCACCGAACTGCGCACCATGATCGAGGTGCCGACCATCGGCCGGATCACGAAGATCGCCACGGCCGAACAGCTGGAGGCGCTGCGTCCCATCGCCGAGGAGATCGTCACCAGCGCGCGCGAGCACAACCTGATCGGCTACCTGGAGGCCGACCGCCGCTTCCACCTGTCGCTGCTGGCTCTCGCGGGCAACGACCGGCTGGTGGAGACCGTCGGCGACCTGCGCAAGCGCTCCCGGCTGTACGGCCTGACCGGCCTGGACGAGGCCGGCAAGCTGGTCTCCTCCGCGCAGGAGCACATCGAACTGCTCGACCTGATGCTCAGCGGCGACGCCGAGGCGGCACAGGAGTGCATGCTCCGCCACCTCGGCCACGTCCGCTCCCTCTGGGCCCAGGGCCGCGACGAACCGGTCGGCCGTGTCCCCGGGGGCCTCGGCTCGGGCGTCCAGTAG
- a CDS encoding bifunctional metallophosphatase/5'-nucleotidase yields the protein MITQAKAAQRSRSSPSRTPDRRDPGRGEPDRREPGRRDFLTAAGAAAATFALGVPARATAAGRDAVTAVEYVDVQLLSITDLHGFLQGAPGSNSVIIGNGGRSHTVGGVAHMAAHLERLRAGRPNSLFFTPGDAFSGWEFDAAAFADEPTIEALNRMGLDFATAGNHEFDKSPAMLQRHMEQGVPFPVEGRDHSFTDSSGLRFHGADFRYYSANLVWGADGRTVLPAYHVEQVRTADGRELPIGFIHLTALGSERFPGSFQPGLATLDEVATADRCAALLKAQGVNAIVLSLHDGAVAGADFNSGSAPSGPALDLALRVSPDIDAIVTGHWHTRFNMMVPDPNGVPRPFVEAGCYGQIINEISLRLDPLTGRVVRELTVSTNHPNTRDIAPHPGLQEVVDHWAGQAAERDRTRIGRQTGSFLRARNAAGESTMGNLAADWALWAGSRPADPENDGNIHPNVPAQLAVVAAAPRVGQTVIAGDLVLDAASDGAVTFGSAWRALGFGDPVVSAWVTGQRIHDALEEQWTTTEDGELRFAPLAVSRNVRYSFDAQGPAGDRVHPEEVFIDGNPLDLGGSYRLAAPSYTLLASDGYPALSDFREPYRHQRDFESFVAYVRETAVLTPPPRGRVTAANTSGAAADVGTVVDPPVLLLPDGTPVPRPEAAIISADRPQPVRGGGRAPC from the coding sequence GTGATCACGCAGGCCAAGGCCGCGCAGCGGAGCAGGAGTTCACCAAGCCGGACGCCGGACCGGCGGGATCCGGGGCGAGGGGAGCCGGACCGGCGGGAGCCCGGGCGGCGGGACTTCCTCACCGCCGCGGGAGCGGCGGCGGCGACCTTCGCCCTCGGGGTTCCCGCACGGGCCACCGCCGCCGGCCGGGACGCCGTCACCGCCGTCGAGTACGTCGACGTCCAGCTGCTCAGCATCACCGACCTGCACGGCTTCCTGCAGGGCGCCCCCGGGAGCAACTCCGTCATCATCGGCAATGGCGGCCGGAGCCACACCGTCGGAGGCGTCGCCCATATGGCCGCGCACCTCGAACGGCTCCGTGCGGGGCGCCCCAACTCGCTCTTCTTCACCCCCGGGGACGCCTTCTCCGGCTGGGAGTTCGACGCCGCGGCCTTCGCGGACGAGCCGACCATCGAGGCCCTCAACCGGATGGGGCTCGACTTCGCCACGGCCGGCAACCACGAGTTCGACAAGTCCCCCGCAATGCTCCAGCGGCACATGGAGCAGGGTGTCCCCTTCCCCGTCGAGGGCCGCGACCACTCCTTCACCGACTCCTCGGGCCTGCGCTTCCACGGCGCCGACTTCCGCTACTACAGCGCCAACCTCGTCTGGGGCGCGGACGGCCGTACGGTCCTGCCCGCCTACCACGTCGAACAGGTCCGCACGGCCGACGGCCGGGAGCTGCCGATCGGTTTCATCCACCTCACCGCCCTGGGCAGCGAACGCTTCCCCGGTTCCTTCCAGCCGGGCCTCGCCACCCTGGACGAGGTCGCCACCGCCGATCGCTGCGCCGCGCTGCTGAAGGCGCAGGGAGTGAACGCGATCGTGCTCAGCCTGCACGACGGGGCGGTCGCGGGCGCGGACTTCAACAGCGGCTCCGCGCCCTCGGGGCCGGCCCTCGACCTCGCGCTGCGGGTCTCCCCGGACATCGACGCGATCGTCACCGGGCACTGGCACACCCGCTTCAACATGATGGTCCCCGATCCGAACGGAGTCCCCCGCCCATTCGTCGAGGCGGGCTGCTACGGCCAGATCATCAACGAGATCAGCCTGCGGCTGGACCCGCTCACCGGCCGGGTGGTCCGGGAACTGACCGTCTCCACCAACCACCCCAACACCCGTGACATCGCCCCTCATCCGGGGCTGCAGGAGGTCGTCGACCACTGGGCGGGGCAGGCGGCCGAGCGCGACCGGACCCGGATCGGACGGCAGACCGGCTCGTTCCTGCGGGCCCGGAATGCGGCGGGCGAGAGCACCATGGGCAATCTGGCCGCCGACTGGGCGCTGTGGGCGGGCAGCCGGCCCGCCGATCCCGAGAACGACGGCAACATCCACCCCAACGTCCCGGCCCAGCTCGCCGTGGTCGCAGCCGCGCCGCGGGTCGGCCAGACGGTCATCGCCGGGGACCTGGTCCTGGACGCGGCCTCGGACGGCGCCGTCACCTTCGGCAGCGCCTGGCGGGCCCTCGGGTTCGGTGACCCGGTCGTCAGCGCGTGGGTGACCGGGCAGCGGATCCACGACGCCCTGGAGGAACAGTGGACGACGACGGAGGACGGCGAGCTGCGCTTCGCTCCCCTGGCCGTCTCCCGCAACGTCCGCTACAGCTTCGACGCGCAGGGGCCGGCCGGGGACCGGGTGCACCCCGAGGAGGTGTTCATCGACGGCAACCCGCTCGATCTCGGCGGCAGTTACCGGCTCGCGGCGCCCTCGTACACGCTCCTCGCGAGCGACGGCTACCCGGCGCTCTCCGATTTCCGTGAGCCCTACCGGCACCAGCGCGACTTCGAGAGCTTCGTCGCGTACGTCCGCGAGACGGCGGTGCTGACGCCGCCGCCCCGGGGGCGGGTCACGGCGGCGAACACGAGCGGCGCGGCGGCCGACGTGGGGACCGTGGTGGACCCGCCGGTCCTGCTCCTGCCCGACGGCACGCCCGTGCCGCGCCCGGAGGCGGCGATCATTTCCGCGGACCGGCCGCAGCCGGTCCGCGGCGGGGGCCGTGCCCCCTGCTGA